One Schistocerca cancellata isolate TAMUIC-IGC-003103 chromosome 1, iqSchCanc2.1, whole genome shotgun sequence genomic region harbors:
- the LOC126168751 gene encoding sulfotransferase 1C4 encodes MSTVFPLSINYVSPDINKQLLEDFTGERTGFVQVGDDQWFFPSKYASEGVNFYNFSVRKDDTWVVTFPRSGTTWTQELVWLIANDLDYDTATKIPLVDRFPFLEFSVFVHDEVKKELLNQSEGNPEKQALIEKLSKPGYEVLSEMPSPRFIKTHFPFSLLPQNLLEEGCKVIYVARNPKDVAVSFYHLNRLFRTQGYRGDFKKYWDYFEKNLHPWTPYWTHVTEGWKRREHPNLLFLFYEEMNKDISETVERVAGFLGKSLTDEQISELTSYLHINNFRKNTAVNMDQLKDIGLLQNGEQDFIRKGQNGSWIDEFTPELDKRANEWIKENLKHTDLRFPVKLVEE; translated from the exons ATGTCTACAGTGTTTCCATTGTCTATTAACTATGTGAGCCCGGACATAAACAAACAATTATTGGAAGATTTTACTGGGGAAAGAACTGGTTTTGTGCAAGTAGGTGATGACCAGTGGTTTTTCCCAAGCAAGTATGCATCTGAAGGAGTTAATTTCTACAATTTCAGTGTACGGAAAGATGACACTTGGGTGGTAACATTTCCTAGATCAG GAACAACATGGACACAAGAATTAGTCTGGTTGATAGCAAATGATCTTGACTATGATACAGCTACCAAAATTCCTCTGGTCGACAGATTTCCTTTCCTTGA atttAGCGTATTTGTGcatgatgaagtaaagaaggagctTCTTAATCAGTCTGAAGGTAATCCAGAAAAACAGGCCCTAATAGAAAAACTCAGTAAGCCGGGATATGAAGTCCTTAGTGAAATGCCATCACCTCGCTTCATCAAAACACATTTTCCATTTAGTCTCTTGCCACAAAATCTTTTAGAAGAAGGATGCAAG GTGATCTATGTTGCAAGAAATCCAAAAGATGTTGCTGTATCCTTTTACCATCTAAACAGACTCTTCCGTACACAAGGATATCGAGGGGATTTTAAAAAGTACTGGGACTACTTTGAAAAAAATCTCC ATCCATGGACACCTTATTGGACACATGTCACTGAAGGATGGAAGAGAAGGGAACACCCGAATTTGCTGTTTTTGTTTTATGAGGAAATGAAtaag GATATTTCAGAAACTGTTGAAAGAGTGGCAGGCTTCCTTGGGAAATCTCTAACTGATGAACAGATATCAGAGCTCACATCATATTTACATATAAATAATTTCCGTAAAAACACAGCAGTCAACATGGATCAGCTGAAAGACATTGGACTGCTGCAGAATGGAGAGCAGGATTTTATAAGGAAAG GTCAAAATGGTTCATGGATTGATGAGTTCACACCTGAGTTGGATAAAAGGGCAAATGAAtggataaaagaaaatttgaaacaCACTGACCTCAGATTTCCTGTAAAACTTGTAGAAGAATAA